The genomic DNA TTAATCGCAGCCttaagtttttcttctcttggaaTCCCTGAGAGCTGATTCTCATGGGTAGCTGTTTGGGTACCAAACACTCCTAGAGCTGCTGCACTAAACATGTGGGGCTGGTGTTGAGtgctttgcttgtttgcttcgttagcttgtttgttttaaatcagcTTTTGCAGCACCATAACTAAATATAAGTGGCTTCATCTGTTGGGGCTGCCATGGGCTTGTCCTGGCCCTCCCCTTTAGGCACAGAAGGGAGAAGAAtgtgttttcctgtgctttttggGTTTCCCATCTAGGTTTTCCACTCCTGTTCTCATTgagtgcagcagagctctgtacTTCTTGCAGCCCAAAGCTGTCCAAGATAAAGTTACGCCCAGAAGCTTCTTTTGTGAACCTTAAGCCACTCGAGTGGGAGTCATTATTAAACACAGTAATTAACTAAATGGAAAAACTATTGAATTTTAACTCTGGTTTAcatgcagccattgcagtgtttatgctccagggaaggagaaatgCCACAGCCTTTGGAGTGCTGAACTGAAGATCTTGCTGGCTCTCTGTGGAAGCCTCTCACTGGTTCTCATTGCACAGAACACCTCTGGCCTTTTAGCAGAGGAGGTTTATCTGCTGCCTCACAGTTGTAGTTTGTTTCGGTCTGACAGGGAAGCAATCTGtccataaataaatgaaaacatcgTGGAAGCCAGAGCGCTTCTGGAGCTGATCATAATTGGTGCTGTCAAACTGAAGTACAGCAGACAGTCCAAAGCCACATAATTATTGCAGACCTTGACATGGCAGAGCTATTCCTGTCCAGGGAAAGGAATGTCTGATGGTTTTGTGCTTCTGGCTTCTTCCCCTTCCaagccccacagcagctgtaGGTTGGCTGCAGTGGGAGAGGAAGTTTACTAAACAAACCTGGAGAGAATCTTGCAGAACATCAACTGAGATTAAAAAATGTGGTGTGTTACAACCTGATGAGAGGACATGGAGTCCCCAACCATCTCCAAGTGGCAGAGGAATACTCTTTCAAAAGCAGCTCCTTCCACCCCTGCTCCAGATGGGCTCCTGAAGAGGTGGATTTGCTTGAGCTGGGATGTTTGCCTGTGGCTGCTCAGCCCCTAAGCGTGGCTGGCAGCCTGCGCTCCATCCATTAACGTTTGTCCCCGCTTTCTGCATGGCACAGAAACCcaagtgctgcagctggggctgtaAAATCCAGCATGCACACACCTTATCCAGGAGCAATATCAGCCCAGCACTGATTTCCTACAGGAACACTTCTTATTCCTCTCTTACTACTGAGCATTAGCAGGCAGATGGCTGAATTGTATCGCAGAGAGAACACCGTTCTCCTGGACAGTTGCTGTGTACGTAACCAGTTTCTTGTGTGCTCTACTTTCAGTTGCAAGAACTGAAGCTAACAAAAGTATTTGGTAACAGGATTTCGATGGGAAAACTGTTAGGATGCTTTTTCTGCAACCAGTAGTGCCAAATGGCTTTTCTGAGAGTTTCTGTTGCTCTGACCTGATGTCTGGTACCAGCTAAGCATCAGGAGAAGTGCTTAACAGCAGTGAGGAATTACCAGCTTGGCGTGCAGCCTGAGCACAATGGAGGCATCACCCAGAGCCACCTGAGCAAAGACCTTTGGTTAGACTGTAAATGCACCCTCTGTATTCATACGCTGAGAATTTACCATGCTGGTTTCTTGGCTAAGCAGGTGAAGAGCCCAGTTTCTTGGAGCAATCAGTCTTGCTCTCAAAGATGGAAGGCAAAGTAGTGCCACTGCTCTCAGTCCAGTTACAAAAGTGAACACCAATTCTGGAGGTGCAGGTCTCAAACTGCTTCATGTACAAAGAAGgtaatagaaatattttcttcttcctaggagctgcagcagcttaGCAAGCAATACAGCAATATCAAGCTCCTCCAGCTGGGTGAGTAAAGGGCTTAAATAGGAGCATGTTCAACTGAGTCAGGTGAGTGCATCTGAAGTCTCCTGCATGGTCAGTAGCCGTGCACGGCCTCCAGCAGCTGGAAAGATCCCTAACTTCATTTTAAGATACCAACAGGGAATATAATCTGTGCAAATCTTCTGTGCATGGTCTCCATCCTTGTTTGCTGCCTAACTGTCCCCATTCACAGCCGTGTTTTAACTTTGGTTTAGCCCGTGCTGTGTAGCGACAGCATTTGAACCACGTTGCTGCTCACTGCGGCTGTTCTTGGCTCCTCTGTGTAGATGTGGTCTGCGAAAACAGCATCAAGAAAGTAGTCAAGGAAGTGGAAGAAATTGTGGGAGACAAAGGTCTGAACTGCCTCATCAACAACGCTGGCATCAACGTGCTTGCCTCCTTGGAAGATGTCACAGCAGAGACGATGCTCACCATCTACGAAACCAACACAGTCGCCCAGCTGATGGTCACTAAGGTAAGAACTGGGAGAAGCATGCTTAATTGATGGCATTGCAGAGGCCCTGCCACTTGTGAGCTGGGCACGTAACCCAAGTGTTTATCGCCTTGGAGAGCAGCAATGGCTTTCCAACCAGTATctttgtctttatttaaaaCCAGTTGGTATGAGGTCACTTCAGTGGACAGCTTGGGCTGGGATGTGAGCAGACTGCTGCTTACATTTGGATGTTATGGAAAGGTTTTCTACGGTCAGCTTGTCTTGACAGCCATCACCATCCAGTGCTGATGGAATAGAGTTGTACTGCAGTTTTTCACAGAGCAGAATTCGAGATTACATCATGCCTTTAAATGGACCAAGAGCGAGGTGACCAAATTGAAACCAACTTTGTTTTTACAGGCTTTTCTACCCCTTCTGAGGAAGGCAGCTCAGCTGAGCACAGGAATGGGCTGCCATAGAGCTGCTATTATTAATATGTCCTCTCTTGCTGCCTCCATGCAACTCGTCCAGGCAAATGAGATGTTCCTCAAGGTCTACCCCTACAGGATAGCAAAGGTTTGGATGATTTCTGGGCTGTGCTCATTGGGTGAGAACAGGTCTGTGAGTTAAAGGCCACTCTGAGCTTAAGATGATCGCAGCGTTGGTTCTGTCACATCCAGAGTCTGAGTTTGAATGAGTTGTCAGGATTAGACATGCAGTTTCTTCTGCACCACCTGCTCATAAGCTGTTAACATGCTTGTTTTCCCtgatcagaaggaaaaagcccGAATGTTTGTGTTGTGATTGTTGCAGAAGAACGGAGTCCTTACGTCAAGATTATTTTTCACGAGTCCTTAGGAGTTTCAAATGTTATTTATCTTCCTTCATAACTTAGTTTCATCTTTGGGCAATAAGTTTACGAGGTGGAGCTTTCACAGTGCTTCCCTTAGCGGTATTTCTGAGAATGAAGGCCCCACAAAGCCTGGATAAGTTACCATCACGCTGCTATTGCTACTTGATTTGTCAGCAGGCATCTTGGAAAGGAATAGGCAGTTAGCTTGGCTTAAGGTCTTGCTGAAAGGTGGTtgtaaaaagcagcaaactAATAGATGGTTTCCCCTTTTCTAGACTGCACTGAACATGATCACCAGATGTCTCGCTGCAGACTTGAAATCAGATGGaattctctgcatttctctgcatcCAGGCTGGGTTCAGACAGACATGGGCGGAAACATGGTTAGTGACACCTCGACATAAATAGGAAAGCATAACTCCCTTGTTCCCACCCTTGACCCTGCTGCAAGTACACTTCCATGCTCTGCATAGGCACACTATGCAACGTGAAAAAGGTCCCATTTGATCCTATTGACTCCTTGATTGTATTCCCAGTTATACTTAGAAATAACTCAACCTCTATTTGCTCTCCAGGCTCCTTTGCAGGTGCAAGAGGCCATCCCTGGTATTCTCTCTGTTCTGGATCGTCTTGGTGAAAAAGAAAACGGTTCCTTCCTGGACTGGCAAGGGGAAACTCTACCGTGGTAGATGTGCATAGTATAGTACAGAAACAGCATGTTGGTCACTATTCAACTTGCATCAACTACTGTCTCCGTCTTCAGGGTATTCTTAGATTCTCATAGAAATAGCCAGTCTGATATCCACCCCCTCTCCAGGTATATTCAGAAAGGTTTACTCTTCCTTGATATCACTACTGCTCTGCTCTAACACTTCTGACAAATACCACTGTGCTCTTAGTGATGGGTCACTCCCAGAACCAGTTAACACTGATTAAAAACTACAGGTTATATATGGGGCTGGTTTCACTTTGCTGATTTGGTTGTAGAAGCAGCCTGCCCTCAGACCTGCTCTGACAGCACGGGCTCTTAGAGCCTGCTATGGTGGGTGTGCTGGAGACACGTCTTGGTCCTCCAGTTTCCTCCAGACCTGACAAACTTTGTGGATTTGGTACTTCTGAGTGTCCTCAGGttcacagctttgcttttgttcccAGTGGGTGATTAGCATCCTGATCTTGGGGTGGGAACGTGGTTTTGTACATAGATTTCTGAAGCGTCTTCAATAAAGTCTCGTTTCAACAAATTGTGTAATGAGCTGCTTCAGTTTGTTCCTCTGAGTGCAGGTCTCTATTTTGCCACCACAGAGCCGTGCGCTCAGGCAGAAAGTCTAAACCTGAAGGAGACGGCAATGGCTGAACTGGTTTGAAATACCAAAAGCAGCCGGTGAAAAGATCTCGGTGTTCTGGCTGAGGGAAGGATAAAAAGCAAGGCGTTCTTTGAAGTGCTGGGCTGGCCTCGGCGCGGCTCCCCATGCCAGCTGATGAGACCTTTCATGCTGTGCCAAGACGGCGGTTCTCGTACCCAGAAAGACAAAAGGTTGAAGCAGGAGAAGCAGGCGTGGCTGTTCCTGGACAGCAGCCACCCGCAGATGCATCTCAGGGTGCAGAGGGAGGGGTGCCCGGCAGCctttccttgctgctgcagtaaCCGG from Lagopus muta isolate bLagMut1 chromosome 21, bLagMut1 primary, whole genome shotgun sequence includes the following:
- the LOC125703235 gene encoding C-factor-like, with product MAQPRCRSVLITGCSRGIGLGLVKGLAASDPPPEVVFATCRYPDKAQELQQLSKQYSNIKLLQLDVVCENSIKKVVKEVEEIVGDKGLNCLINNAGINVLASLEDVTAETMLTIYETNTVAQLMVTKAFLPLLRKAAQLSTGMGCHRAAIINMSSLAASMQLVQANEMFLKVYPYRIAKTALNMITRCLAADLKSDGILCISLHPGWVQTDMGGNMAPLQVQEAIPGILSVLDRLGEKENGSFLDWQGETLPW